The following proteins come from a genomic window of Ursus arctos isolate Adak ecotype North America unplaced genomic scaffold, UrsArc2.0 scaffold_12, whole genome shotgun sequence:
- the HECTD3 gene encoding E3 ubiquitin-protein ligase HECTD3 isoform X2 produces the protein MDQIKTTELGSGWLSASRGVGYLRIRVYRVIRRAREVPLVQNLRRRLAEGGAERGGQLGQPSRLRLRKPSGRPWAFLCRFTMAGPGPGAALESPRQLLGRVRFLAEAAQSLRAGRPLPAALAFVPREVLYKLYKDPAGPSRVLLPVWEAEGLGLRVGAAGSAPGTGSGPLRAARDSIELRRGACVRTTGEELCNGHGLWVKLTKEQLAEHLGDCGLDEGWLLVCRPAEGGARLVPIDTPDHLQRQQQLFGVDYRPVLRWEQVVDLTYSHRLGSRPQPAEAYTEAVQRLLYVPPTWTYECDEDLIHFLYDHLGKEDENLGSVKQYVESIDVSSYTEEFNVSCLTDSNADTYWESDGSQCQHWVRLTMKKGTIVKKLLLTVDTTDDNFMPKRVVIYGGEGDNLKKLSDVSIDETLIGDVCVLEDMTVHLPVIEIRIVECRDDGIDVRLRGIKIKSSRQRELGLNADLFQPTSLVRYPRLEGTDPEVLYRRAVLLQRFIKILDSVLHYLVPAWDHTLGTFSEIKQVKQFLLLSRQRPGLVAQCLRDSESSKPSFMPRLYINRRLAMEHRACPLRDPACKNAVFTQVYEGLKPSDKYEKPLDYRWPMRYDQWWECKFIAEGIIDQGGGFRDSLADMSEELCPSSADTPVPLPFFVRTANQVLALPGFVWKQLSGEEVSWSKDFPAVDSVLVKLLEVMEGMDKETFEFKFGKELTFTTVLSDQQVVELIPGGAGIVVGYEDRSRFIQLVQKIRLEESKEQVAAMQAGLLKVVPQAVLDLLTWQELEKKVCGDPEVTVDALRKLTRFEDFEPSDTRVQYFWEALNNFTNEDRSRFLRFVTGRSRLPARIYIYPDKLGYETTDALPESSTCSSTLFLPHYASAKVCEEKLRYAAYNCVAIDTDMSPWEE, from the exons ATGGATCAGATAAAGACAACTGAACTTgggtctggttggctcagtgcgAGTCGCGGAGTCGGATACTTACGTATCCGAGTATACAGGGTAATACGGCGGGCGCGTGAGGTGCCCTTAGTCCAGAACTTACGGCGAAGGTTGGCCGAAGGCGGGGCCGAGCGTGGTGGGCAGCTTGGTCAGCCTTCGCGGCTGCGGCTCCGAAAGCCGAGCGGCCGCCCCTGGGCTTTCCTTTGCCGCTTCACCATGGCAGGCCCGGGCCCGGGCGCGGCTCTAGAGTCTCCGCGGCAGTTGCTGGGCCGCGTGCGCTTCCTGGCAGAGGCAGCGCAGAGCCTCCGCGCTGGACGGCCGCTGCCGGCGGCGCTGGCCTTCGTGCCACGCGAGGTGCTCTACAAGCTTTACAAGGACCCAGCGGGTCCGTCGCGCGTGTTGCTGCCGGTGTGGGAGGCGGAGGGCCTGGGGCTGCGGGTGGGAGCCGCGGGCTCCGCCCCTGGTACGGGCTCCGGGCCCCTCCGCGCTGCGCGAGACAGCATTGAGCTGCGGCGCGGAGCCTGCGTGCGTACTACCGGCGAGGAACTGTGCAACGGCCACGGGCTCTGGGTGAAGCTGACCAAG GAGCAGCTGGCAGAACACCTGGGCGACTGCGGGCTGGACGAAGGCTGGCTGCTGGTGTGCCGACCGGCGGAGGGCGGGGCCCGCCTCGTACCCATCGACACTCCAGACCACCTCCAGCGGCAGCAGCAGCTCTTCGGAGTGGACTACCGACCGGTGCTCAG ATGGGAACAGGTGGTGGACCTGACATACTCTCATCGCCTTGGATCAAGGCCCCAGCCAGCCGAGGCATACACCGAAGCTGTACAAAGATTACT CTATGTGCCCCCGACGTGGACCTACGAGTGCGACGAGGACCTGATCCACTTCTTGTACGACCACCTGGGCAAGGAGGATGAGAACCTGGGTAGCGTGAAGCAGTATGTGGAGAGCATAGACGTTTCCTCCTACACG gaggaGTTCAATGTGTCCTGCCTGACAGACAGCAATGCAGACACCTACTGGGAGAGTGATGGGTCCCAGTGCCAGCACTGGGTACGGCTTACCATGAAAAAGGGCACCATTGTCAA GAAGCTGCTACTCACAGTGGATACCACAGATGACAACTTTATGCCCAAGCGGGTAGTGATCTATGGGGGCGAAGGGGACAACCTGAAGAAGCTGAGTGACGTGAGCATTGATGA GACCCTGATCGGGGATGTATGTGTCCTGGAGGACATGACCGTTCACCTCCCAGTTATCGAGATCCGCATCGTCGAGTGCCGAG ATGATGGGATTGATGTACGTCTTCGAGGGATCAAGATCAAGTCATCTAGACAGCGGGAACTAGGGTTGAATGCAGACCTGTTCCAGCCGACCAGTCTGGTGCGATATCCCCGTCTGGAAGGCACTGATCCTGAAGTACTGTACCGCAGAGCTGTTCTCCTCCAGAG ATTCATAAAGATCCTAGACAGTGTCCTGCACTACCTGGTACCTGCCTGGGACCACACGCTGGGCACCTTCAGTGAGATTAAG CAAGTGAAGCAGTTCCTGCTGCTGTCACGCCAGAGGCCAGGCCTGGTGGCCCAGTGCCTGCGTGACTCGGAAAGCAGCAAGCCCAGCTTCATGCCACGCCTGTACATCAACCGGCGCCTCGCCATGGAGCATCGTGCCTGCCCCTTAAGGGACCCTGCCTGCAAGAACGCAGTCTTTACCCAG GTTTATGAAGGCCTCAAGCCCTCTGACAAGTATGAAAAGCCCTTGGACTACAG GTGGCCCATGCGCTATGACCagtggtgggagtgtaaattcaTTGCAGAAGGCATCATTGACCAAG GGGGTGGTTTTCGGGATAGCCTGGCAGACATGTCAGAAGAGCTGTGCCCTAGCTCAGCAGACACCCCGGTGCCCCTGCCCTTCTTCGTGCGCACAGCCAACCAG gtcctggctctgcctggtTTCGTGTGGAAGCAGCTCTCTGGTGAGGAGGTGAGCTGGAGCAAGGACTTCCCAGCTGTGGACTCTGTGCTG GTGAAGCTCTTGGAAGTGATGGAAGGAATGGACAAGGAGACATTTGAGTTCAAATTTGGGAAGGAGCTAACATTCACCACTGTACTGAGTGACCAGCAAGTAGTAGAGTTGATCCCTGGGGGTGCAGGCATCGTGGTGGGATATGAGGACCGTTCCCGTTTCATCCAGCTGGTGCAGAAGATCCGGCTAGAGGAGAGCAAGGAGCAG gtggCAGCCATGCAGGCAGGTCTGCTAAAGGTGGTGCCACAGGCTGTGCTGGACTTGCTGACCTGGCAGGAATTGGAGAAGAAGGTGTGCGGGGACCCAGAGGTCACTGTGGATGCTCTGCGCAAGCTCA CCCGGTTTGAGGACTTCGAGCCATCTGACACTCGGGTGCAGTACTTCTGGGAAGCGCTGAACAACTTCACCAACG AGGATCGGAGCCGCTTCCTGCGCTTTGTCACTGGCCGCAGCCGCCTGCCAGCACGGATCTACATCTACCCAGACAAACTGGG CTACGAGACCACAGACGCACTGCCGGAGTCTTCCACTTGTTCCAGCACCCTCTTCCTACCACACTATGCCAG TGCCAAGGTGTGCGAGGAGAAGCTCCGCTATGCAGCATACAACTGCGTGGCCATTGACACCGACATGAGCCCTTGGGAAGAGTGA
- the UROD gene encoding uroporphyrinogen decarboxylase, translating to MEANGLGSQGFPELKNDTFLRAAWGEDTDYTPVWCMRQAGRYLPEFRETRAAQDFFSTCRSPEACCELTLQPLRRFPLDAAIIFSDILVVPQALGMEVTMVPGKGPSFPEPLREERDLDRLRDPATVASELGYVFQAITLTRQRLAGRVPLIGFAGAPWTLMTYMIEGGSSSTMAQAKRWLYQKPQASHQLLRILTDALVPYLVGQVAAGAQALQLFESHAGHLGPQLFSKFALPYIRDVAKRVKAKLQEAGLAPVPMIIFAKDGHFALEELAQAGYEVVGLDWTVAPEKARERVGKTVTLQGNLDPCALYASEEEIGRLVQQMLDDFGPQRYIANLGHGLYPDMDPEHVGAFVDAVHRHSRLLRQN from the exons ATGGAGGCGAACGGGTTAGG ATCCCAGGGTTTTCCAGAGCTAAAGAATGACACGTTCCTGCGAGCAGCCTGGGGAGAAGACACAGACTACACTCCTGTTTGGTGCATGCGGCAGGCAGGCCGCTACTTACCAG AGTTTAGGGAAACTCGGGCTGCCCAGGACTTTTTCAGTACCTGTCGCTCCCCAGAGGCCTGCTGTGAATTGACTTTGCAG CCACTGCGTCGCTTCCCTCTGGATGCTGCCATCATCTTCTCCGACATCCTTGTTGTACCCCAG GCACTGGGCATGGAGGTGACTATGGTGCCTGGCAAAGGGCCCAGCTTCCCAGAACCATTAAGAGAAGAGCGGGACTTAGACCGACTCCGGGATCCAGCAACAGTGGCCTCTGAGCTGGGCTATGTGTTCCAGGCCATCACCCTCACCCGACAACGGCTGGCTGGGCGTGTGCCGCTGATTGGCTTTGCTGGTGCCCCG TGGACTCTGATGACATACATGATTGAGGGTGGCAGCTCAAGCACCATGGCTCAGGCCAAGCGTTGGCTTTACCAGAAACCACAGGCTAGTCACCAGCTGCTTCGCATCCTCACTGATGCTCTGGTCCCATATCTGGTGGGACAAGTGGCTGCTGGTGCCCAG GCATTGCAGCTCTTTGAATCTCATGCAGGGCATCTTGGCCCACAGCTCTTCAGTAAGTTTGCACTGCCTTACATCCGTGATGTGGCCAAGCGGGTGAAGGCCAAGCTGCAGGAGGCAGGCCTGGCACCAGTGCCCATG ATCATCTTTGCTAAAGATGGACATTTTGCTCTGGAAGAGCTGGCCCAAGCTGGCTACGAGGTGGTTGGGCTTGACTGGACAGTGGCCCCAGAGAAAGCCCG GGAACGCGTAGGGAAGACCGTGACCTTGCAGGGCAACCTGGACCCCTGTGCTCTGTACGCATCTGAG GAGGAGATTGGACGGCTGGTGCAGCAGATGCTGGATGACTTTGGGCCACAGCGCTACATTGCCAACTTGGGCCATGGACTTTACCCTGACATGGACCCAGAACACGTGGGGGCCTTTGTGGATGCTGTGCATAGACACTCACGTCTGCTTCGACAGAACTGA
- the HECTD3 gene encoding E3 ubiquitin-protein ligase HECTD3 isoform X1 gives MDQIKTTELGSGWLSASRGVGYLRIRVYRVIRRAREVPLVQNLRRRLAEGGAERGGQLGQPSRLRLRKPSGRPWAFLCRFTMAGPGPGAALESPRQLLGRVRFLAEAAQSLRAGRPLPAALAFVPREVLYKLYKDPAGPSRVLLPVWEAEGLGLRVGAAGSAPGTGSGPLRAARDSIELRRGACVRTTGEELCNGHGLWVKLTKEQLAEHLGDCGLDEGWLLVCRPAEGGARLVPIDTPDHLQRQQQLFGVDYRPVLRWEQVVDLTYSHRLGSRPQPAEAYTEAVQRLLYVPPTWTYECDEDLIHFLYDHLGKEDENLGSVKQYVESIDVSSYTEEFNVSCLTDSNADTYWESDGSQCQHWVRLTMKKGTIVKKLLLTVDTTDDNFMPKRVVIYGGEGDNLKKLSDVSIDETLIGDVCVLEDMTVHLPVIEIRIVECRDDGIDVRLRGIKIKSSRQRELGLNADLFQPTSLVRYPRLEGTDPEVLYRRAVLLQRFIKILDSVLHYLVPAWDHTLGTFSEIKQVKQFLLLSRQRPGLVAQCLRDSESSKPSFMPRLYINRRLAMEHRACPLRDPACKNAVFTQVYEGLKPSDKYEKPLDYRWPMRYDQWWECKFIAEGIIDQGGGFRDSLADMSEELCPSSADTPVPLPFFVRTANQGNGTGEARDMYVPNPSCRDFAKYEWIGQLMGAALRGKEFLVLALPGFVWKQLSGEEVSWSKDFPAVDSVLVKLLEVMEGMDKETFEFKFGKELTFTTVLSDQQVVELIPGGAGIVVGYEDRSRFIQLVQKIRLEESKEQVAAMQAGLLKVVPQAVLDLLTWQELEKKVCGDPEVTVDALRKLTRFEDFEPSDTRVQYFWEALNNFTNEDRSRFLRFVTGRSRLPARIYIYPDKLGYETTDALPESSTCSSTLFLPHYASAKVCEEKLRYAAYNCVAIDTDMSPWEE, from the exons ATGGATCAGATAAAGACAACTGAACTTgggtctggttggctcagtgcgAGTCGCGGAGTCGGATACTTACGTATCCGAGTATACAGGGTAATACGGCGGGCGCGTGAGGTGCCCTTAGTCCAGAACTTACGGCGAAGGTTGGCCGAAGGCGGGGCCGAGCGTGGTGGGCAGCTTGGTCAGCCTTCGCGGCTGCGGCTCCGAAAGCCGAGCGGCCGCCCCTGGGCTTTCCTTTGCCGCTTCACCATGGCAGGCCCGGGCCCGGGCGCGGCTCTAGAGTCTCCGCGGCAGTTGCTGGGCCGCGTGCGCTTCCTGGCAGAGGCAGCGCAGAGCCTCCGCGCTGGACGGCCGCTGCCGGCGGCGCTGGCCTTCGTGCCACGCGAGGTGCTCTACAAGCTTTACAAGGACCCAGCGGGTCCGTCGCGCGTGTTGCTGCCGGTGTGGGAGGCGGAGGGCCTGGGGCTGCGGGTGGGAGCCGCGGGCTCCGCCCCTGGTACGGGCTCCGGGCCCCTCCGCGCTGCGCGAGACAGCATTGAGCTGCGGCGCGGAGCCTGCGTGCGTACTACCGGCGAGGAACTGTGCAACGGCCACGGGCTCTGGGTGAAGCTGACCAAG GAGCAGCTGGCAGAACACCTGGGCGACTGCGGGCTGGACGAAGGCTGGCTGCTGGTGTGCCGACCGGCGGAGGGCGGGGCCCGCCTCGTACCCATCGACACTCCAGACCACCTCCAGCGGCAGCAGCAGCTCTTCGGAGTGGACTACCGACCGGTGCTCAG ATGGGAACAGGTGGTGGACCTGACATACTCTCATCGCCTTGGATCAAGGCCCCAGCCAGCCGAGGCATACACCGAAGCTGTACAAAGATTACT CTATGTGCCCCCGACGTGGACCTACGAGTGCGACGAGGACCTGATCCACTTCTTGTACGACCACCTGGGCAAGGAGGATGAGAACCTGGGTAGCGTGAAGCAGTATGTGGAGAGCATAGACGTTTCCTCCTACACG gaggaGTTCAATGTGTCCTGCCTGACAGACAGCAATGCAGACACCTACTGGGAGAGTGATGGGTCCCAGTGCCAGCACTGGGTACGGCTTACCATGAAAAAGGGCACCATTGTCAA GAAGCTGCTACTCACAGTGGATACCACAGATGACAACTTTATGCCCAAGCGGGTAGTGATCTATGGGGGCGAAGGGGACAACCTGAAGAAGCTGAGTGACGTGAGCATTGATGA GACCCTGATCGGGGATGTATGTGTCCTGGAGGACATGACCGTTCACCTCCCAGTTATCGAGATCCGCATCGTCGAGTGCCGAG ATGATGGGATTGATGTACGTCTTCGAGGGATCAAGATCAAGTCATCTAGACAGCGGGAACTAGGGTTGAATGCAGACCTGTTCCAGCCGACCAGTCTGGTGCGATATCCCCGTCTGGAAGGCACTGATCCTGAAGTACTGTACCGCAGAGCTGTTCTCCTCCAGAG ATTCATAAAGATCCTAGACAGTGTCCTGCACTACCTGGTACCTGCCTGGGACCACACGCTGGGCACCTTCAGTGAGATTAAG CAAGTGAAGCAGTTCCTGCTGCTGTCACGCCAGAGGCCAGGCCTGGTGGCCCAGTGCCTGCGTGACTCGGAAAGCAGCAAGCCCAGCTTCATGCCACGCCTGTACATCAACCGGCGCCTCGCCATGGAGCATCGTGCCTGCCCCTTAAGGGACCCTGCCTGCAAGAACGCAGTCTTTACCCAG GTTTATGAAGGCCTCAAGCCCTCTGACAAGTATGAAAAGCCCTTGGACTACAG GTGGCCCATGCGCTATGACCagtggtgggagtgtaaattcaTTGCAGAAGGCATCATTGACCAAG GGGGTGGTTTTCGGGATAGCCTGGCAGACATGTCAGAAGAGCTGTGCCCTAGCTCAGCAGACACCCCGGTGCCCCTGCCCTTCTTCGTGCGCACAGCCAACCAG GGCAATGGCACTGGTGAGGCCCGGGACATGTACGTGCCCAACCCCTCCTGCCGAGACTTTGCCAAATACGAGTGGATTGGACAGCTGATGGGGGCTGCCCTTCGGGGTAAGGAATTCCTG gtcctggctctgcctggtTTCGTGTGGAAGCAGCTCTCTGGTGAGGAGGTGAGCTGGAGCAAGGACTTCCCAGCTGTGGACTCTGTGCTG GTGAAGCTCTTGGAAGTGATGGAAGGAATGGACAAGGAGACATTTGAGTTCAAATTTGGGAAGGAGCTAACATTCACCACTGTACTGAGTGACCAGCAAGTAGTAGAGTTGATCCCTGGGGGTGCAGGCATCGTGGTGGGATATGAGGACCGTTCCCGTTTCATCCAGCTGGTGCAGAAGATCCGGCTAGAGGAGAGCAAGGAGCAG gtggCAGCCATGCAGGCAGGTCTGCTAAAGGTGGTGCCACAGGCTGTGCTGGACTTGCTGACCTGGCAGGAATTGGAGAAGAAGGTGTGCGGGGACCCAGAGGTCACTGTGGATGCTCTGCGCAAGCTCA CCCGGTTTGAGGACTTCGAGCCATCTGACACTCGGGTGCAGTACTTCTGGGAAGCGCTGAACAACTTCACCAACG AGGATCGGAGCCGCTTCCTGCGCTTTGTCACTGGCCGCAGCCGCCTGCCAGCACGGATCTACATCTACCCAGACAAACTGGG CTACGAGACCACAGACGCACTGCCGGAGTCTTCCACTTGTTCCAGCACCCTCTTCCTACCACACTATGCCAG TGCCAAGGTGTGCGAGGAGAAGCTCCGCTATGCAGCATACAACTGCGTGGCCATTGACACCGACATGAGCCCTTGGGAAGAGTGA